The stretch of DNA cggacttcaaatccatggagcgaggggaaattggaattgaaaatacatgcaaatcggggcatttttgttccgactaaatatgtttcctcaacacaggcttcagaaccaaggtgtctagggaaattgggattgcaaatacatgcaaaatgcgagtacttttgtactcgcttgcctttgtgcagactagagtgcgtttccctaatacggtcttctaaacttaggtacagcgcgaactcgattatatacggtacggtttctgatttctttttactgtatataatcgaatcctgtatataatcgagtcgaaaaaattttttattcgttttttgcatgtatttttttgttttttgaatataaaagaggactTTGGTTTTCGAtttatccccttaaagtcagaaaacacctttctcacacgaaaaaaataaatttatccagattctctcaggaggtgatagacgattatatttgatgaaaaaaatccttctacgcatatttcgaatttcaacaatgacagagttatataccttttttttgtttcgtacaTTGTTGCCTCAAACccaatttctttctttcttaatttggctgcaatatcgatataaacaattcctagtgaaaattcaagcaaaatcttcagaaAATaccatttttactccactgtacatgtaatagccacttaaattacacctgaacgttgaaaggttagAGTTCTTTTTGAAAtcagtcatatttgaaatataaaaaaaatccaaactgtatacaaacgagtccaaaattgtatataatcgaatcacatataatcgagtccgacctgtacctgGTAAAATCGTGTAGACACTAGAggcatggcatttgttcaaactttttactcacaacgtaaatatattgaaatcaattcgtattgtttcattcaatttcattcaattcaatttaatcaatacaaacaaatgattactaagctaaggtagtcccacgtcaaccttgcggttataacatagatataacccacccattttttattgcttcaaaaaggccaatgcgcacttttgccccgcactactctacttGTGATGGTCATGGATGTCACCCCTCTAAGGGTCTCTGGAAATTGCcttggatttctttttattaCACCTAAATTCATCTAGATTGATATTAAAACATTCATGTGGgtttaaattatatattttccaGCAGTACACTATCTGCAATGCGATGTAGACGATCTTGTAGGGCAATATTTGCCCTacaaagataaaaaaataatttaagcaGTGTTGTAGTAATGTTTTACCTTAAAACAACTGTATTAAAAAATCACGCGATCTGGAGTTTGACCCAGTTATATCGACCCTTATCTTACTCATCAGTGCGCACCATATCTGCTTTTTGCAATGCCACTATACATTTTCTCAAATGTCGCTTCAAGGTCTCTCTGCTGGCACACTTTTCGCCACAATGCGGACACAGTTTGTGTCTTGGCTTGAACTCTCTTTGCCTGGTGAAAAGCCCATTGAATATGTGGGACTTGGTGTGCTTCGTGGATGCCTGGTGTCGAATAAAGTTCCCGTGCGAATAGTTCTTATAGCCACAATCCTCACAATAGAAGCCCTTGCGCAATCTCAGTTGGGCGGATGGATTTTCTAGTGCAAATTCCGTGATCAGATGCGTATCATTCAATTGGGAATCCGCGCACTGAGCAGTATTGGGATCGTCACACGATCGCTCCGTTTCATCCAACAACGAAGCATAGTACCGAACAGTGTACTTCGATCCGCTATGCTTGTCATTCTCTGGAGAATGATGCAGAAGCGCTTTTTGATGCCTAGTAAAATTTCCTTTCATCGCTGTATTGTAGCCGCATACTTCACAGTAATAAAATTTCCGATCTCTCATCTTTGGGTTGTTCGAAAGAGCTTTCATGCTCCtgaggaaaattattttttttatttccgaaACGGGATTTTTCGCTGGTGCACAATCCGGCTGTTCAGTTTTGCGTGGCTTAGCAGCAAGAACAATTTTCATCGCGCCAGTATCTTCGGGAGTTGtttctttttcatttaaatCTGTCGCTAGAGATTCGTTGTATTCATTCGCCGCTGAATCCAGACAATCGTCCAGTTCTAAAATCTCTTGTTTGATGGTTATTTCCTCTTGTGTCGTTTGTGCCAACGAAGAGAGTCCGGAACTTTGCGGTAATGTTTGATCGATATCGATATTCAATGATTTCTGTACTGATGTTGGATCAGGTTTTGCCACCAATGTATTTGTATCCTGTTCCGAGGGATCGGTTCGAGTGGCATCTAAATCAGATGCCTGTTTCTCCGTATCCTTTTCTTTGCGCAAAGTTCTACAGCATCTTGTAATGTGGCGTCTTAGGCTAACTCTAGAGGGACACATTTTACCACAATGTGGACACATATATTCTTTCACCGCTCTTTTTCTTGAAGAATGTTTCTGGAAATTGGTTTGCTTCCAGGATGCCATATGACGTTTGAAATCAAGTGATTTATCCTCAGGTatcttcattttaattttcccaAAATGTGTATGCTGTCGCACTTTTTGGTGTCGTGTAAGATTGCTAATATTGCTTGTGTTATAGCCACATTTCTTGCAAACATGGATAATTCGGCCTTTTCCAGTTTTTATCACAAATTCATTCAACACACTCTCATCGGGAATAATGGCATCGTTTGATTCAAAGGCTGTCTTCAATTCATTCGGTAGTGAGGTTTCGTTCTGGACAGTCTCTTTCCGTCCGTGCGATGCGTCCGCATCATTCGATAGGAAGTCAGCTTCCTTCGGTTCCTGTTCGAGTTTAGGTTCACAACACGCCTTCGAGTTATTCGATACCGGGTCAATGTTCTGTACGGTCTGCTCCAGATAATCTGAAATCGCGTCATTCACAGAATAAGGGTG from Toxorhynchites rutilus septentrionalis strain SRP chromosome 3, ASM2978413v1, whole genome shotgun sequence encodes:
- the LOC129776322 gene encoding zinc finger protein 729-like; this encodes MDNYCRVCLRSDEFKKVHLTTVSQIGDMRIDDMIVYCTQLEVNTEDSLPQQICIECLAALNSTFVFRKLCYRSDTTLREMLKTAAFEPCLVPVHDSDVPPLVPIDDLTEITIKQDFSEQDECLNAAIMQYEESLAIDANEVLPSQGPEQTEIKKARPKKRFVCESCGYDTPFANNFNRHKKRRRDCALEEHARILRSQRDLLRKKLRFTEVKVYFCEECEYITKKKPNLRRHQQTLHPYSVNDAISDYLEQTVQNIDPVSNNSKACCEPKLEQEPKEADFLSNDADASHGRKETVQNETSLPNELKTAFESNDAIIPDESVLNEFVIKTGKGRIIHVCKKCGYNTSNISNLTRHQKVRQHTHFGKIKMKIPEDKSLDFKRHMASWKQTNFQKHSSRKRAVKEYMCPHCGKMCPSRVSLRRHITRCCRTLRKEKDTEKQASDLDATRTDPSEQDTNTLVAKPDPTSVQKSLNIDIDQTLPQSSGLSSLAQTTQEEITIKQEILELDDCLDSAANEYNESLATDLNEKETTPEDTGAMKIVLAAKPRKTEQPDCAPAKNPVSEIKKIIFLRSMKALSNNPKMRDRKFYYCEVCGYNTAMKGNFTRHQKALLHHSPENDKHSGSKYTVRYYASLLDETERSCDDPNTAQCADSQLNDTHLITEFALENPSAQLRLRKGFYCEDCGYKNYSHGNFIRHQASTKHTKSHIFNGLFTRQREFKPRHKLCPHCGEKCASRETLKRHLRKCIVALQKADMVRTDE